A segment of the Salvelinus namaycush isolate Seneca chromosome 3, SaNama_1.0, whole genome shotgun sequence genome:
caaacggaagaaaacggactgaaacggggagggactacctgaacttgtgaTAAGcaattttttgttttttattgcaaaatgttttgctacggtgtgcagtaatgaatatgacccagagCTCGGGTGTGTTGTCTGTACCTGATCCAGGAGCCAGGTAGATGGTGTTGTGGCCGTCCATTGGGACGGACGGGTAGGAGTCGTTATATGGGTCATACACAAACTGGAAAGGATAAGAAGATAAGATAAGGCTAGGGATAAAACAAGAATGTCCTCTGAGCATCCCAATAAGCATTGATCATATACTGTATGATATGGGTATATGGATATGGGATATATTGATACAGTACTCAGTGGTGCACGTTGTAGAAATATACTGGGCTACTTACTGGGTTTCGTCTCACCTCTAGAATTGTCAATTTCCACGCTCTGTAAAAACAGAATGAGAAAATGAGAAAGAAAGGAAGGGAGaattagagagtgagagagaaagaatgtgTACTGTAAAAccgagggagtgtgtgtgtgtgtgtgtgtgtgtgtgtgtgtgtgtgtgtgtgtgtgtgtgtgtgtgtgtgtgtgtgtgtgtgtgcgtgcgtgcgtgcgtgcgtgcgtgcgtgcgtgcgtgcgtgcgtgcgtgtgtgcgtgcgtgcgtgtttgtgtgcgtgcgcgtgtgagggaaagagaaagggtaTAGACTCACAGTGCCTCGTCCTCACTGTTGGCACACAGGATCACTGTGGTACTGTCTCCAAGCTGCACCACCACCAGGTTTTCCCTGGGGTGGTTCTCTGGGGGAGAGAGACCTGCACAACAACAGAGACAGCTAgggttacacacacatacatacatttacacacacattaTTAGGGTGTCCATATTTGGACAGCCTCAGTATAAACTGGTGTTGTGTCAgtctaatatggacaccgtacatTTCAATGCTTTATTTGGGTCCACAGCAAAGGCACAATCTTTTGTAGGTCAATAAAGATATTTGGATTCCACGTTATTTCTGTAATAAAGAATACAGCACGTCTCAAgaaactctggtcaaaagtagtgcgctataagcccagggaataggttgccatttcgGACGCATCCATTGTCTGTTGAACACCCCAATCTTTCCATACACTCCCTCCTCACCTGCACACTCCAGGCCAGACTTGACACTCACACAGCTGGTCTTGAGGCCCACTCGGTGCTCAAATTCTCGCCTACTGTCCGTCTTGTAGAAGGCCAGGGTTCCATCGATCCACAGGTCACACCAATTCAGCTTCCAGTGTTTTAGGATAGAGGCTGACGGAAGTAAGtaaggaagagatggagggaggaaaggagagagggaggggggagatggagtgTGAAGTGGAGTAGAGTTGGGGTTAGTTTATGATGTCTAGTTTTCCAATCGGTCAGGTCGACTTTGACAACTGTGTATACTTTTATTTAGTTTATCCACATACTGAAATGCTCCAGCTATTTCATTTATTCACATTAACTGAAATGCACCATCAGCCAGATTCTGTCTCAATTCAGCACATACCCATTTTAGTCAATGATTCTGTAGTGGGTAGACCCACAGCCATTTGAAGTGTTTTTTATTTATATGGGTGAAGCTCTAAATCCGTTGTTGTTTTTCTCCGGCGGTTCAATCCCCAGTGGTTGGCTTGTGGCCTGTCTGTGTGAGTCACTGATTCGCTAACACTCATTAGATTATGGCCAGGCTGCACAAGTAGAGTGAGGATTGGAATTTCTTAACAATCGTAACATTCACCTTCTAGAATGATTCTGATCTTATTTAAAAATCCAAATCAATCGATCTTGATGGCATCAACAGTCTTAAGAACATGGGAGAACAGTTTTTGGAGCGAGTGGCATGGACTGCGGATGGGAGAAAAGATTTCTACAGACCTCACACGCCACTTAACCTGTCTTTCAAAGTGTATTATATAGTGCTGATATCACTCTTATACTAGTGCCCCACACAACTTCTTATGCTTTGTTTAGCCGTTAAGGTCTACACTTGGTAAAGATAGTACCTGTAATGGCTAAGGCTGTATCCAAGACCAAAACATGTAGACACTAGGTTAGACTACAACATGACATTATTCGAGAGACATTGAAGCTACAGTACTCACTCTGTCTCCAGAGCCAGCCTGACTTCAGTAGAGCCATGGGTACGGTCAGTGAGCTGTCCACAACACAATTCCTCACCCCAAATAATATGTTTGTGACAGGAGTGTTTGTTCTGCGTATGTTGAGAGTTTGTTCTTGGTTGAGGAGCTgtctgcagagagacagagggacgtACGGTGCCTTTATTTTGCTTCTGGCCCACACGTCTAATCTGAGAGCGAGAGGCGGAGACGGGGGCTGAACTAGATAATTTGGGATTAGGGGGCCTGGATTGGCCACACCTTTTCTCCTGACTCATCTACTTCTTCCCTCTCGGACTGGAATGTTCTCACTTCctgtctcctccacctcctcttctccctcctctattTACTCTGCTTTGCCTCTATTTATATTTTATGTATCATCTCCTCTGCCTTTAGGAACTAGGGTTATTAGACTACTGCATATGTTGATAGTGTGTAGTGAAAAAGGCATACCACACTAACACACCTTAATCCCTACATGAATTAGATAACTGTTACAGTTTCTTTGGGTCACTGGTGAGAACCTTTTTTTTTGACCAGACCACTGGGCTAAAGTttgaccagcccatctggcattttcTCAAACTGCCCTATGGCCAGTCCGTTTCTGCTTCCTGTTTTAGCTCAGATGCACTTGTGACCCGAGTATTCTTGAGTCACTGTTGTAATATCATTATGAAAGCTGTTCAAGTATTTTCACAAGCAGAAATGTGGGTCTGCTGAGAAAGAAGTCATGATGCCAATTATATGACGTGAACCCAGTGGAAATGCTAAGGCGTATCAGATTGATTCAGTAGGGAATCACCTTGGCTCTATTTTAAACCTTACTAGAAGACTGTCTATTCCCTCCAAGTGAGCCAATCCCATGGAGGTATAATGATGACCTCATTTCTGTTGCCTGTATCATGGACACTGCCTCAGGTCAGTGCATTATATAGAGGGTTTGAGTTTGAGATGGTTAGAATGATCTGGATACAGACAATTAGAAATTGCAAAACAATATCAATAACTGTATTTACAGAAGTACGAAACAATATCAATAACTGTATTTATATAAGTATACATACATTAGGTATTTATAGATGCATTATTACTAATCATACTGTAATATTTCACAACGAATGCCTTTATAACATAGTCCATCCCTGCCATGGTGGAACTGGGAATTTTGGGaagttgaagctcatttactgcaGGGAATATTCTGGAAGTTGAAGCTCATTTATTACATTCCTACACTATTTAAAAActctaaaatgctatttggagaacagcaaaaacaagcacatatcaaatcaaattgcttacttagtttacatacaccttagccaaatacatttcaactcagtcttgtaatcctaataaaaattccctgccttaggtcagttaggatcacactttgtattaagaatgtgaaatgtcagaaaaatagtagagagaatgatttatttcagcttttatttcattcatcacattcccagtgggtcagaagtttacatacacacgattagtatttggtagcattgcctttaaattgttaaacttgggtcaaacgtttcgggtagccttccacaagcttcccacaataagttgggtgaattttggcccattcctcctgactgagctggtgtaactgaggcctccttgcttgcacaccctttttcagttctgctcacaaattttctatgggattgaggtcagggctttgtgatggccactccaataccttgactttgttgtccttaagccattttgccacaacgttgTAAGTATGAttggggtaattgtccatttggaagacccatttgtgtccaagctttaacttcctgactgatgtcttgagatgttgcttcaatatatccacatcattttcctacctcatgatgccatctattttgtgaagtgcaccagtccctcctgcagcaaagcacccctacacatgatgctgccacccccgtgcttcacggttgggatggtattcttcggcttgcgagcgtccccctttttcctccaaacataacgatggtcattatggccaaacagttctatttttgtttcatcagaccagaggacatttctccaaaaagtacaatctttgtccccatgtacagttgcacaccgtagtctggctttgttatggcggttttggagcagtggcttcttccttgctgagcggcctttcaggttatgtcgatataggactcgttttactgtggatatagatacttctctacccgtttcctccagcatcttcacaaggtcctttgctgttgttcttggattgatttgcacttttcgcaccaaagtacgtttatctctaggaaaTATAACGcgtatccttcctgagcggtatgacggctgcgtggtcccatggtgtttatacttgcgtactattgtttgtacaaatgaacgtggtaccttcaggcgttttgaaattgctcccaaggatgaaccagacttgtggaggtctacaattttttttctgaagtcttggctgatttcttttgattttcctatgatgtcaagcaaagaggcactgagtttgaaggtaggccttgaaatacatccacagctacacctccaattgactcaaatgatgtcaattagcctatcagaagcttctaaagccatgacataattttctgtaattttccaagctgtttaaaggcacagtcaacttagtgtatgtaaacttctgacccactggaattgtgatacagtgaatgtacactcaccacgctgcgctttggtccagttctttcgacggccgtgacactgtaaataattgttggaaaaatgacttgtgtcatgcacaaagtagatgtcctaactgacttgccaaaactatagtttgttaacaagaaatttgtggagtggtttaaaaacaagttttaatgactccaacctaagtgtatgtacacttccgacttcaactgtatgttgacaattttcagggccttcctctgacaccggctagtatagaggtcctggatggcaggcagcttggccccagtgatgtactggtccgtatgcactaccctctgtagtgccttgcggttggaggctgagcagttgccgtaccggcagtgatgcaaccagtcaagatgctctcgatgcatggcgtcataccaggagttcacggcagagatgagaaagctttttgaccatccagtccgaggtaaggacgcagctaagcgtttgttctctcttcgccaagaaGCTCGTAgcgtggcagactttgtgattgagttccggacattggctgtggagagtgggtggaatgaggagtcactacaagcggctttttaccaggggttgtcggagcaactcaaggatgagctgatctcctatccagagcctagtgacctggacagtttggtcGCATTATCTATTCGGGTGGATAacagagtccgagagagaaggagggagaagcagtgggtcccgtccaatcaatcagctactcggttaccattcAGGTCAGGAAGTGGACCAGAACGTGTCAATCATGtttccccacacgggattagtggaggagtcctgccgccagatcctgaacctatgcaagtggggcggcacgggttaactaaggacgagcgccaacgtagacgtgagaccaacagctgcctctactgtggtagctcgggacattacatctccgcttgtcctcagcgcccgttaaactgctcggCTCGCTAAGTTTGGGAGgtcttttagcgagccagtttcaacctctcaagagccctgtcagacctcgttttcctgctaccctcatgaataagaatcagagtttagcgattaacgctttcatcgattcaggtgccgatggcagcttcattgatgccgacttagtggaacagctggggctttccaaggagcaattaccggaagccattgaagctaccactctgaacggcagtagtctggctctgatcactatgaggactgaaccggtaaAGATgctgttgtcggggaatcattctgAGGTTATCTCCTTCCTCATTTTGCCTtccccccatgttcctctggttcttggatacccctggctgagagaacacaatccctcgttcgattgggtgactggaaaggtaactagttggagcattgagtgccatgctaactgcctcaggactgcctgttctcatgctgtccccagtcgggtcagtgagtctgctcctcctgatttgtccctggttcctgaaacatatcacgagttgggtgaggtgttcagtaagcagaaggctcagtcacttcctccccaccgaccttatgattgtgcgattaatctgttccctggagctgcctttcccaagggacggttatacagtgtcgtggcagaatcagatttagctaagtaacatagatagataagatgttattttcatcatatgcttgtgagatacttgtcattagaatcttctgagctagggattggtaacttggggccagagaggggagaggtcaggcttgtcttaataagtcaatgtatctgttaaaccatgtggtactaagtagaatatcagaaggggaggaggacagagtggaacgttggtttcttatgggaacgttgtttgtaactattcctaaaccatgggatggagttattaattggggaaccagttagttatctcatacaatgtctgtacgccagtcactccttacttttctcatagggggaaggagtttggccgtgtttggaaccattgtatgtcccctctgaggttgcccttatcttgacctagtatttgacctaaggggctcactgtctgattttgagtttgtccaggtttgggagtatctagaaatgacaattgatatatgccattggatgaggtaatgttttggtagacagtgaagtatcaagcatgagatttaaaccttgtcttgggagatcaaactgaacgatgatttatagctgatgctgtctagcgataggatactcctctttcgggtaaaggattctttgtaagttgagaggggtgtatcttggctataaatgaaactaagaattgtttcataaggactctcagagaattcatttatagacactgaattgatctgagagtcattaaagggctttggtgaagcttgtatatatatattaaagatggaatatataatttaactctgacttgtgtgtggttggctctctctctctctctattgagtaatacaggacaTTTCCACGAcaacagtatctctcgacctgagcgggaagccctggagacctacataaaggagtctctagctgcaggtctcattcgtccctcgtcatcacccctgggagctggattcttttttgtgagtaagaaggatggctctcttcgaccgtgtattgattatcgggggttgaatgatattacggttaagaacaagtaccccctgcccttgatgagctccgctttcgactctttacagggtgctactgtgtttacgaagcttgatctacgcaatgcgtatcatctggttcggatcagagagggggacgagtggttgactgggttcaatacacctatgggacatttcgagtaccaggtgatgccgtttggacttaccaacgctccagcagtgttccaaagtttggtgaatgacgtgctgagggatatgatcggtctgtttgtgttcgtttacctggatgacatccttatcttctcaaaggagctttccAACCACAtccagcatgtcaagcaggtcctgcagcggttattggagaaccgtctgtttgtgaaggcagagaagtgtgattttcacgcccacactacatccttcctcgggtacatcatctccaggggtgagatcaagatggaccaagagaaggttcgggcggttcgggattgggccccgcccggtacgagattgcagctccagagattcctggggtttgcgaacttctatcggaggtttatccgtgattacagccgggtggccgtccctttaactgccctgacgtcttgcaccagaactttctgttggactcctgaggcagaccgagcatttctgaacttgaagagccgattcaccaacgccccgattctctctcaacctgacacttcccgtcagtttgttgttgaggtggacgcgtctgatgtgggagtgggcgccatcctgtcccagcgtagctccactgacggtaaactccatccctgcgccttctactcttgtcgtctttcaccagctgagagaaactacgatgtgggtaaccgggagcttctcgctgtgaagcttgccttggaggagtggcgccactggttggagggagcggagcaaccgtttgtggtctggactgaccacaagaatctggcttacgtgcaatcggctagacgtctcaactcccgtcaggccaggtgggctttgttttttggacgcttcaatttttccctgacgttccgacctgggtcgaagaacggcaaggcggacgccttgtcccggatgttctccaagacggaggagagtggggccaagactgagacgattcttccccagaactttgtcgtgggagccgttacatggaggattgaggaggatgtgatggcagcccttcggacgcagcccggccccggtaacggtccacccggtcggttgttcgtgcctgagtcggtccgttctgctgtccttcagtggtcccacgccagcaagatagcttgtcaccctggcgttgctcggactatggcgctactgcgcagacgattttggtggcctgccatgggagaagatacccggaggtttgttgccgcttgtcctgtttgtgcgcagaataagagtaccaatcggcccagctctgggcttcttcaccccctacctattccccggcgaccttggtcgcatctggccctggactttgtcacggggttgccctcttctgttgggaacacggtcattctgaccattgtggatagattcagcaagttcgctcactttgtccccatctccaagcttccatctgccactgagacgtccgagatccttgttagggaggttttcagggtccacgggttgcccagtgacattgtttctgaccgtggtcctcagtttacctctgctgtctggagatccttctgtttggccattggagctacagtcagtctcacatctggatttcacccccaatctaatggtcagacggagagagccaaccagaagatggagtccacgctgcgctgccttgtctcctctgatcccacctcttggtcctctcagttaccctgggtcgagtatgcccataatactctcccttcatctgccactgggatgtctcccttccagtgcctgtacggctaccaacctcccttgtttccttctcaggagagggatctctcggttccctctgtccaggcccacatttgtcgttgccaccggacctggcatcgggccaggaaggccctccttagagtttctgaccggtatcagatccaggcgaatcgtcgccgtattcctgcccccgcttataccgtcggagataaggtttggttggctacacgggaccttcctctacggactgagtcgaagaaactgtcacagaagttcattggtccgtttgtggtgaagagaatcattaatcctgttgtggttcgactcaagttgcctgcaacgcttagagtacaccccacctttcatgtctcctgcctcaagccggttttcctcagtcctctgttgccccctcctcctcgtcctcctcctcctcggatgatcggaggtggtcctgcctacacggtgtgccgcatcatggactccagacggcggggtcgagggttccagtatctcgtggattgggaaggatatggcccagaggagaggagttggattcctcggcgtcagatccttgatgctgacctgcttcgtgacttctaccgcctccaccctggcgctccgggtagtccgcccggtggcgttcgtcggagggggggtactgtcacgaatcccgcttcctgagtctgtttttgcctgtgttctgtcctggagtgtttttccggtgtcctggaacgcaccctgtctggttgccgggagacgtagctagttgggagatctctgattacccgcacctgtatcccatcagctatctgcacacctggtcttgatcatcacccctccacttcataagctctgacctgacatccattccctgccggatcgttagccatgaacagtatgttgtgccagcgtatcagcctccagtttgatagagtttgttttgttgttttgtacgtcttgcttgccttgaacttacctccgtttgttctgtctacagtcattcacccggaacactcaccccatccctgcctggtcgtcggtggcttctgttactcccttggatctgcctattcactcccatcaactcacctccgctgcccgctccgccacctggatcattctacctctacgtttaaacttgtaaataaatactcaccttcgtcctactctccttgtcctggtctgcttctgggttctaatttagaaaaccgtgacactctgtctgctcctcccggccacgctgcttggtccgtttgtggtgggatgtTCTGTCACGAGCGTCGTCTtgaaaatgaccggaccaaggtgcagtgtggtgtgtacattttttctttatttttttaatgtcgccaacaaaacaataaacaacaaaaacgaacgtgaagctccgTAAGGCTATACATGCATACACGAAGACAACAACCCACAAATgagaaaaggaaaaaaggctgcctaagtatgattcccaatcagagacaacgatagacagctgtccctgattgagaatcataccgggccaaaaacaaagaaccagaaagcatagactttcccacccgagtcacaccctgaccaaacaaacatagagaataaaaggatctctacggtcaagGCGTGAcaggaacagaggactaaatacatgtagattgattggggaatgaaaaccaggtgtgtatggaacaagacaaaacaaatggacatatgaaaaatggagcggcgatggctagaaagccggtgacgtcgatcgccgaacgccgcccgaacaaggagagaagccgacttcagcggaagtcgtgacacttattgatgaagccagtgactgatgtggtgtactcctcaatgccatcataagaatcccggaacatattccagtctgtgctagcaaaacagtcctgtagcttagcatctgcgtcaaaTTCTAAGCAATACACGCCTGACCAGCAAAGCAAACTGTCTGGCACTGTCTCTGAGCTCTGCTTTCTTAAAGTGAGAGAAAGGGGCGCAGGCTGACAGCTTCTCTCCGAGCGATTTAATCGGGATTGGAATGATTTTAGTCTACATTTTTGTAGTCTACTTTTAAATTTTTTGTTCTTGAGCTATGGTATGTCAGCATACCCTGCCAAAGCAAACTGAAGCCCCTGTCTCAGGGTTTGACCTTGAACCGGACTCTATTTATTCTCTCTGTACACTCCGTGGCCACTAGATGGTCCTATTCCTACCCCTACCACACACTATTGTATTAACGATCATGGTCAGCAAAGTCAGCAGTGACCCACTGAGTTCCATGACATTAAATTACATAACATGACAGTCCCTCAACATTCATCATAGCCCACCAAATGCATttctctactagtgtgttctgtaggATATTGTAGGATACTGGGACTATTACTCAATCAGAGGTCAATGGTACTAGATGTTGGTGACAGTAGCCCTATGTTTAGAGTGTAAGTGTTTTTAGACACAGCCCACCAACTTCCTGTCCTGTTAAGATAACAGGCCTTCTTTAACCCAATCCCCTGGCCTGCCTGAAATAACACTGACTTCTAGCTGTTTGGAAAGCCCTCTGTCCAAAGGGGCTACATAAAGCATGTCATATGTCAATAACATTCATGACAGCTAGTGTCTTGACAATTATCTCAACAATCATGATGACACAAACCAATGTGTGGTTCAGCTAATTTGCTTGGTAAAACACCAGCCAACTTGTAAAATAACTATTTGACATTATACCACATCA
Coding sequences within it:
- the plekhb1 gene encoding pleckstrin homology domain-containing family B member 1; this translates as MALLKSGWLWRQTSILKHWKLNWCDLWIDGTLAFYKTDSRREFEHRVGLKTSCVSVKSGLECAGLSPPENHPRENLVVVQLGDSTTVILCANSEDEALAWKLTILEVRRNPVSSPFVYDPYNDSYPSVPMDGHNTIYLAPGSGTHHILIQRDPYDGIGEQVALGLLAGMAAGAAMRSFLWMPFFFC